One Mytilus edulis unplaced genomic scaffold, xbMytEdul2.2 SCAFFOLD_2234, whole genome shotgun sequence genomic window, TATCTACGAATTATATACCAGCACTTATTGTGTAAACAGACTGTAAGTCTGCCATCTACTTTAACCGACATCCTGTAcgcatatttattatatatatttacaggaaATTTGAATACATCAGTTGTTGATAGATAAAGTTATGTCCAGCACAGGGGTGTGTAGCCATTGTGGTTGTACAGATATAGACACTGACCCAGCCAGAGGTGATGCAGTGTGTACTAACTGTGGTTCTGTCTTGGAAGATCAGATTATTGTCTCAGAGATCCAGTTTGAAGACAATGCTGGTGGAGGATCATCTGTTATAGGACAATTTGTGTCATCTGatggtataatatttaaaaaaaatcattgatttttGTCTGTTTTAAGATCTTAGAAcagaatttacatttgttttactttattgaaCATCATTTGTGTACACAATTTGTAATATATGCAAGTTAACCTTTTTGTTTGATAATCTGCTTTTTTTCACAACTTTATGTATAGctgctttcaaatgttttaaatgtgATTGAGCACAAAAcatacaatttatatattttcatgattGCCATTTTTCCAGACTATGAAACTAAGCAATTTAGTCAGTAAATTTTAACTCTTTGTTTTTTAGGATCAAAACCACACAGTTTGGGAATTAATTTTCCTCATGGCATCAAGAGAGAATCAAGGACAGTCACATATGAAAATGGTAAATAAGAAGTCAAATCCTCAATCTACTAGTGTTCTGTATAGCTACATTTATGTACTTATCTTATTTCCTGTATAACTACTTATCTTATTCAATTAAACTTTAGACATGATTTTCAATGGTAGCTGCCAAATTCAGTTTGTGAAAGCAATGTTTTGATTTCCATTCAGAAAACATATTTCTTTGGTGTTTATGGATAACAAAGCAcagattttcaaaagtttgaaaaatgaCCAGTCATTCcaaggcttgtatttcctatcatgatttccttgatagagggttgctgcttactaggaagctattaaaccaagagttccaaatggtgaagttaaagtCATCCCATCATAAATTTTATGGaccccatcacgagttggttgaccgttattgaataaccgtttcacagatgatatcagatatgttccttatgtcatgactacaattcccttcccttttcatgaatgtgacttaccgaattagattattcaccagatttgtaataacataagtaacacaacgggtgccacatgtggaccaggttctgcttacccttccagagcacctgagatcacccccagattttggtggggtttgtgttgcttaatctttggttttctatgttgtgccttctgtactattatttgtctgcttgtctttttattttttagccatggcgttgttagtttatttttaatctaagagtttgactgtccctctggtatctttcgcccctcttacATATTCAGCTGATTTTGTGATGAAAACTTTTTCAGTTATTGGCGTGAAAAATGATttgattttatgtattttaaaaatacctgttccttgttttcttttttaaacttttttatataaattaataaaagttgCATACCTATGTTTATTCATATGAATTTATagataaatttaattttgatattgtaCATTCATATTGATTTGAACTATCAATACATTCCTCATACACAGAGTTATTTTAAACTATTTCAAGGTATGTTTCATTACATTTTTAGCTCAATTCGCACATCACTTTGAAATAGACTTCCTTAAGCATAGCTGTGTACAATGTGCAAAGCCCCTTGATTGGATTAAAATCTactaattttattaattgtgaggggctgtaaatatattaaaataaatttattatatatttatgttgtAAAGTATAGTCATTAGATGCTTTGTTTGAAAATTGCAGGAAGAAGATCTATTCAGCAGGTTGGTTCTCAACTGAGACTGAATCAGCATTGTATTGATACAGCATTTAACTTCTTTAAGATGGCTGTAAATAAGAGATTGACCAGGGGAAGAAAGACAACACATGTGATAGCTGCCTGTTTATACCTTGTGTGTAGAACTGAAGGAACACCTCATATCCTTGACACTATTGAAATAGGTTGACTCAAAGAGCACAATATTTGAGTTGAGGGAATATGAAATTACAGTCAATTTGTTAGATACTAAAAATGACATGGTCATTAGTCTTAAAATGAAGATATTGAACCACCACTGATTATATGTCTAATTTGTTTTACAGTTATGGTTAAATGAATATAccattgtttattcaaatataaatactTAAGAAGATGTTGTAGTTTGCATGCAATAGATTCAATAGAATTCCCAAAAGGATGTATGAAATCATTTGACATGATTGACTTGTCATTAACTTGTTATAAGGGCAATGAAGGACACAGAATGGCAGATTATTGTTTGATGTTAGAAATAAAATGGATGCCTTAAAAGACACTGAATGGGCATCTGCGTTTAGGACTTATGAGGACACTGCTACTAGTGTATTTCATACAAATACATTAATAATTGTTGGTAACTAATTTTGCATGAATTTTATGTTCATATGAGCTGTTGATTACAATGTATGTTCAAACCACTAAATCAAGGTTCCAGAAAAATTTAATGTTTCACCCATGACAATAATTGGGACCTACAAGAATAAACAAATCCACAGTATAGACAGGAGTTCTAAAACTGTATTATTCGTGACAATATGCAACCTCTacaattaaagggaaacttcgcaaaaaaatcaaaaattgatattatgtccattctgtataaaaatgctcaaatttatagatattaaagttttattccgctaaataagagatcaccatcgattttaaattttgagtatcagttctctactctccgccatcttgtcaccttctccgatgaa contains:
- the LOC139505859 gene encoding transcription factor IIIB 90 kDa subunit-like, with the protein product MSSTGVCSHCGCTDIDTDPARGDAVCTNCGSVLEDQIIVSEIQFEDNAGGGSSVIGQFVSSDGSKPHSLGINFPHGIKRESRTVTYENGRRSIQQVGSQLRLNQHCIDTAFNFFKMAVNKRLTRGRKTTHVIAACLYLVCRTEGTPHILDTIEIG